Proteins from one Phaenicophaeus curvirostris isolate KB17595 chromosome 18, BPBGC_Pcur_1.0, whole genome shotgun sequence genomic window:
- the SS18L1 gene encoding calcium-responsive transactivator isoform X2: MLDENHHLIQCIMDYQSKGKTAECTQYQQILHRNLVYLATIADSNQNMQSLLPAPPTQNINLGPGGMTQSASNQSLHSQSNLSDAIGTGLPPSSLMQSQISNGPNHVSMQQSGQNTMPTTSLSMTVSSHGTGPGYSHTVPASQNVPMQGQGSIGNYVSRTNINMQSNPVSMMHQQAATSHYNSAPGGSQHYQGQSSIAMMSQSNQGNSMMGQRPMGPYRASQQGSSQQYMGQEEYYSEQYSHGQGSSEPMNQQYYPDGHGDYAYQQSSYTEQSYDRSFDDSTQHYYEGGNSQYSQQQAGYQQGAAQQQTYSQQQYPNQQSYPGQQQGYGPAQGASSQYSSYQQGQGQQYGSYRASQTGPSAQQQRPYGYEQGQYGNYQQ, from the exons ATGCTAGATGAAAATCACCACCTAATACAATGTATTATGGATTATCAGAGCAAGGGAAAAACTGCAGAATGTACTCA ATACCAACAAATCTTGCACAGAAACCTGGTTTATTTGGCAACAATAGCAGATTCTAACCAGAATATGCAGTCCTTGCTTCCTGCT CCACCAACGCAAAACATAAACTTGGGCCCGGGAGGAATGACTCAGAGTGCATCCAACCAATCTCTCCATTCACAGAGCAATCTCAGCGATGCAATTGGGACGggccttcctccttcctccctcatGCAGAGTCAGATTAGCAATG gTCCTAATCACGTGTCTATGCAGCAGTCAGGCCAGAACACTATGCCTACGACCTCTCTGAGTATGACTGTCAGCAGTCATGGAACTGGGCCTGGATATAGCCATACAGTGCCTGCATCTCAGAATGTGCCAATGCAAGGCCAGGGGTCAATAGGCAATTATGTCTCTCGAACAAACATCAACATGCAGTCTAATCCAG TCTCCATGATGCACCAGCAAGCAGCAACATCACATTACAACTCGGCGCCAGGAGGGAGCCAGCACTACCAGGGACAGTCCTCCATTGCCATGATGAGTCAGAGCAACCAAGGCAACAGCATGATGGGCCAGCGACCAATGGGCCCTTACAGAGCCTCGCAGCAAG GTTCCTCGCAGCAGTACATGGGTCAAGAAGAATATTACAGTGAACAGTACAGTCACGGACAAGGCTCATCAGAACCTATGAATCAGCAATACTATCCAGATG GACACGGTGATTATGCCTATCAGCAGTCATCTTATACTGAGCAGAGCTATGACAGGTCATTTGATGATTCTACACAACACTATTATGAAGGAG GAAATTCCCAGTacagccagcagcaggcaggatacCAACAAGGAGCTGCACAACAGCAGACATATTCCCAGCAGCAATACCCCAATCAGCAAAGTTATCCAGGCCAACAGCAAGGATACG GTCCTGCACAAGGAGCCTCCTCACAGTATTCCAGCTACCAACAGGGACAGGGCCAGCAATACGGAAGTTACAGAGCTTCTCAGACGGGCCCATCTGCTCAGCAACAGAGGCCTTACGGCTACGAGCAG gGACAATATGGAAATTACCAGCAATAA
- the SS18L1 gene encoding calcium-responsive transactivator isoform X1, which yields MSVAFASARPRGKGEVTQQTIQKMLDENHHLIQCIMDYQSKGKTAECTQYQQILHRNLVYLATIADSNQNMQSLLPAPPTQNINLGPGGMTQSASNQSLHSQSNLSDAIGTGLPPSSLMQSQISNGPNHVSMQQSGQNTMPTTSLSMTVSSHGTGPGYSHTVPASQNVPMQGQGSIGNYVSRTNINMQSNPVSMMHQQAATSHYNSAPGGSQHYQGQSSIAMMSQSNQGNSMMGQRPMGPYRASQQGSSQQYMGQEEYYSEQYSHGQGSSEPMNQQYYPDGHGDYAYQQSSYTEQSYDRSFDDSTQHYYEGGNSQYSQQQAGYQQGAAQQQTYSQQQYPNQQSYPGQQQGYGPAQGASSQYSSYQQGQGQQYGSYRASQTGPSAQQQRPYGYEQGQYGNYQQ from the exons ATGCTAGATGAAAATCACCACCTAATACAATGTATTATGGATTATCAGAGCAAGGGAAAAACTGCAGAATGTACTCA ATACCAACAAATCTTGCACAGAAACCTGGTTTATTTGGCAACAATAGCAGATTCTAACCAGAATATGCAGTCCTTGCTTCCTGCT CCACCAACGCAAAACATAAACTTGGGCCCGGGAGGAATGACTCAGAGTGCATCCAACCAATCTCTCCATTCACAGAGCAATCTCAGCGATGCAATTGGGACGggccttcctccttcctccctcatGCAGAGTCAGATTAGCAATG gTCCTAATCACGTGTCTATGCAGCAGTCAGGCCAGAACACTATGCCTACGACCTCTCTGAGTATGACTGTCAGCAGTCATGGAACTGGGCCTGGATATAGCCATACAGTGCCTGCATCTCAGAATGTGCCAATGCAAGGCCAGGGGTCAATAGGCAATTATGTCTCTCGAACAAACATCAACATGCAGTCTAATCCAG TCTCCATGATGCACCAGCAAGCAGCAACATCACATTACAACTCGGCGCCAGGAGGGAGCCAGCACTACCAGGGACAGTCCTCCATTGCCATGATGAGTCAGAGCAACCAAGGCAACAGCATGATGGGCCAGCGACCAATGGGCCCTTACAGAGCCTCGCAGCAAG GTTCCTCGCAGCAGTACATGGGTCAAGAAGAATATTACAGTGAACAGTACAGTCACGGACAAGGCTCATCAGAACCTATGAATCAGCAATACTATCCAGATG GACACGGTGATTATGCCTATCAGCAGTCATCTTATACTGAGCAGAGCTATGACAGGTCATTTGATGATTCTACACAACACTATTATGAAGGAG GAAATTCCCAGTacagccagcagcaggcaggatacCAACAAGGAGCTGCACAACAGCAGACATATTCCCAGCAGCAATACCCCAATCAGCAAAGTTATCCAGGCCAACAGCAAGGATACG GTCCTGCACAAGGAGCCTCCTCACAGTATTCCAGCTACCAACAGGGACAGGGCCAGCAATACGGAAGTTACAGAGCTTCTCAGACGGGCCCATCTGCTCAGCAACAGAGGCCTTACGGCTACGAGCAG gGACAATATGGAAATTACCAGCAATAA